In Leguminivora glycinivorella isolate SPB_JAAS2020 chromosome 17, LegGlyc_1.1, whole genome shotgun sequence, the DNA window GAGGGAGCCCGACTGCCGCGGTCTCGTGATTGGTTAAAATTAAGTCACAGTAACAATCAGTAACTGAAGAGTTTAAAGCTATTTTTTACCTGTGGGTAGGGAGCGAAGTACCAAGGCCTGATCCTATGCTTGCCGAGTTCTATCATCTCGATGTTTTTCATACGTGTGACCAAGTCGTCGTGCCCGTGTGCTACGAGGGAGCCCGACTGCCGCGGTCTCGTGGTCGGTGTGGCCGCGCCTGATGGGGTCGCGTCCGCTTCTTCCCCCGCCTCCGACTGTGAACATGATGAAGATACATAAGTCACAAAACAGGGCAaaacttaaatttaatttagtaattttatttagcttggcatgtgtgttttctttctttgtaaatgacgatcctattgggagacacaattatttttatttagaatctattatgtaatttttggcgatcatgatgagaagataatagtattttatacaatataatacaaagcgtttcagtcgagtaccatgtttaggccacgaagcttgctgagtggcctaatagtacggtacgagagtgaaaagcttagttataccactattgtatacaatactttttctacgagtcatcatcttcatcgtcaatggacggaaatatcatcattcatgcaagttaaaattaatgttaatagcgtcgttcacctttgtatcaacatcgaattacctagcaaccaattgtttgtaataaccgtatctgattggccgataacgcaacaaataaaaaaaaatgtatttcagatgcagaaaaatttgccaggtatcgcaaattagtatagaaattgtatgatgttctatttttgaaattattacagttaacttaaagtcaactataatgagattacatatattattatagttgagtcggaactgccatagagtatccagcACTGAAAAGTtggcacttatagtttagtctgtggtgtcctaattgacagattacagtagacgagtagaaaaacataattttgacatgtagcaaatttatagtgtaatttatattatgaaataaagaaatctaatctaaagaGAACAAATTGAatcattatatgtatatattttacagGGCATTGCATTATGAAAGCGCCGCCAGTATGAACATCGGGCTTCGCCCAACTTTTTTAGAGCGAGGGTGCCGACCGATGGAGAAAACAGCGTGCGTTTATAAGCACATTTAGCGTAATTTAGCTTTTATTTTCTTGTTTTCGGCTCAGCCATCAGCGTGGGGCCTGCTGACGCATTCTGCCATCGGCGAGCGGCGCTTGACGTATAATCGTGTACAGAATACCCACCTCGTTGTCTATGGAATTAGCTTTCCTTTTTCTATTCTTGTTGTGCAGCGCGGCGGCCAGCACCGCCTGGCCGTTGACGAGCGGCGCCTCCGCCGACAGCGTGGGGCTCGCGGGCCGCGACACCAGCGCCCGCGGCTCCGCCGTCGGCGTACCGCCCACTGACACATAACCATTATTATAACATTCATAGATAATATAATACATTGCAAAATAaaatagtagaaattaaatttgaaaaaaaaagtaactaaatGAACAATTTCCGTACAAAATTGTTGCTATATCTAAGtgtataaagttaaaaatggGACAATGTGGCGCCCTCATTTATTTACTACGGTTTCTATATAGAATTGTAAGACGCCGTTGTTCCGTTTGGATGCAATAAAACTTTGGTGCAAATGTTTATTCTAAAAAACTATGTCATACAAAAAATACATTGATGATCCATCTATCCCacacaaaaataataagaataccgaagagtctcgaccgacatcttaagagactctcgctaggtggcgggatcagatgcagaaggcggtgatctaggacacggcgcggatagtccgacgggtcctctctctgcagccctaaccaccggcagcttgggtcctgccccgctgctggcggcaccctaggttaggttttttataatgtgtttatattagggcttgtgatatacgtgttacacgcggaaccgtagctacgtagccttagcaccggcggtgctaagatcccgtactacacggtcacgtcaaagatacgtatccgtttctggattcggctacgttcccgcgaatctcggcttcggctccgatccgctcggttgttgaaagagagcttgtaagtgtcgaacggacccttcgcattatgtgttatactcgtggtctttgcattgatttgattccagatgttttttaagtaattacatattggtattattctgttctctgataaccagacattatgagtttgtacaaaacaaaccagaggtggtattggtgggatttttgaatctcaccggtgccttgttttgtatgcagccgatgactatttagtacgaaataagccacccgatgagaatcaaaaatcgcacctcaggtaggtactaggtacctccTTGGGGATGTCGATGAATATGAAAGtccatccaaataaatatattaatatctctaattaatatttactccctagtaagaaatgctacaggtagaccaattcaacaatttaaaagtattttaagtgaaataataatatacaccgttgttcataaatattattactggctggacaaccgtctttcgtcggtgaaaatactaagaaatagttgcacgtgcagataaagataacaaacaaTAGTTTGCGGGCCATTGATAATAAATACCTTCAAGGCTTTGGGATTTACCTGTTAAGTACCATGTGTTCCTATTGTTTGTAAAGTTAAgtgaaagcaaaaataacaaactatttgactacttcggatactaccaactataagacgctgactgtacatgttagattattttaaaaaagttgattaattatagtctgtgtcatgtgaatgaaaattagaattttacctatttttttatacgttgattatacgcgaattcttttgatacacatcttttacaatttgtactggtctattatttttgcctccaaaataatatttgcacgtagaaccgatggccgttggggcggaaaggttctcgagtggcgaccgcgtaccggaaggcgaagcgtgggtaggcccccaacaaggtggactgatgacctggtgaaggtcgcaagAGTCCGCTGGAtacgggtggcgcaggacaggtcattgtggcaatctttgggggaggcctatgtccagcagtggacgtctttcggctgatatgatgatgatgatgatgataatatttgcatcttattatttttgatcactcttaaaactttatttaaaatgcaaaaatatggaaactgaaattaaaaactcgccccttgcattacattcgggggtcttagtgacacgcataaaatctacactaaatgtcacggtcacgactggatccgatctacgtataaataagatacgtatctccgtgtacacgtagctacgtatcttaattacacgtagccgaatcacacggagcaaacggagcggatctccgttgccgagtaacacggcaacggagattcggctacgggtacacgaaacacggtcaCGACCAGGAGCTCTAGTTTATATGTTTTGTactgttttgtaagtgtttatattttatttttatacacatattgtaaaaaacctagtagcctagagaatgaaaataaatacctaaaataAGTATATTATGTGTAGGCACATAAGTGAATGCCAAAAGCAAATAAGGAACATGGCAACACACACATACATTGAGCTTGAACAGTAAGTATTTATTCTGCATTCGTGTGGATGAATTTAACTGAGAATCACAGACATTTAGTAACacagaaaataaagaaaatgaaacaataaaaattgtattatgtgAATAGAACTATTTGCTTCCTCTGTACTCTACATATAACATCTTTACATCCACAGATAACATTTGTTATAGCCTAATATCTAGTTACAGACAATCTACTATGCATTTCATGCACTATTTACGACATCTAATTGCTTAATACCATTGCTAGACTACTGTTATTTCTACATACAAATTAATCACATATACCAACTACATTCTACAAAGAAAAAATCTACTATGCTTTCCTCTaaacaaagataaataaaaaacacactGCAACCAAAGTGATAATACCAGCAGTGATAATATTTTCCCTAGAGTTATAGCTGTAGACAAGgaacacaaattaaaaagatATAGATAAAGTGCAGACATACCAGGTGCATTTTTGTGAATGGAACCATTGAGCGCTTCGCCATAATGTGTTCTCTCCGGGGCTTTGTGCTGTAATGGGGTCACACTAGCTTCTCTACTCGTATCACTACTAGATTTCGGTATGTCATTGCAGACTCTATCATCTGCCAACAAAATATCACATTTACAGCCGCAGCAGCCATCATGTGACAATGTGAAAAAAAGGAGTTACTTTGCCTGGGCATAAAGAATAGAAATGTGACAAAATGAcagtttcaataattatttggcTGTAAAGTAAATGAAAAGAATCAATCACCAATTATATAGCAGCATGCtacaactaaaaaaaaacatgcaataaAGCCTTCTATTCTTTGCTCCAATATCCATTAAATCTGTTTTGACATGTATGAATCATTAAATATTGcataaatattttaagaatgcCTCTGTGAAcagataattatataattatctaattatataattatctaATGAATGATAGAATACGTAATTGAAAAAGCCATTACAGAGGCCTTCTAACATTTTGATAACATTCCTGTACAAAAGATTTCTGGTATCAATagtatattaaacatgtaaaatcaggtaactcacgtaaaattatcgaagatcgctcgacatgtttcactCCGTAACGAACAGCATTTTCAGGAGGATTTTAACGAGGAGTCTGCatcgggataccatcggcatcgcgcgtgctcaatgaaaatgctcctcgttacggagcggaTCGTAGTtacatgtcgagcgatcttcgacgATTTTACGTAAGTTACTCGAATTACAtgtttaatatcataatatgtcagtgtctcacggtagttttattatcaatagtatGTTGCATTGTACTTGCTGGGGCCAATTTCTCCAAGctacaaattacaatttacaagtggtaggcaatgtctaatatgacaagttggaaagagacttccgcttgtaacttgtaactttcagtttcgaaaaatgggcccctggggcccgtttctcgaaaggtacaagccttgtattacaagtgcgcgaactgtcaaatcgtatgggttgtcatggaaacacatttgtaatacaaagcttgtacctttcgagaaacgggccacagatGTGCACTTGTAGATCTCTCAAGTCTTTCTTAATATGAAGTAATTTCATAccaaattttattattgttgataTGCTGGGCAAAGGTCTCCTCAATTTCCCCAGTGGTATGTCTGGCCACTCTTCCAAAGAGCGCCATTTAATCCTGCCTTTGCGGGCAGGCTCTACCAGATCAGAGTTTTAGGGGTTGCAAACTGTAGTGGGTTTGTCCCACAActcattcggcagacatgaccagcccagtcccattttaatcagttcatgtaaataattcagtatttgtattgttcattaatattgttattttataatttaacacATAAAAACACATTTGCTATGGCAATTAGCTTAATATTGCAATCATCTGTTTCTGCATCAGGTTGAATGCACCCAATACCAGTGAAGTATTAAGGCAATGGCATTCTTAAAACATATTATATAAAGCATATAGCATCTACTTCTATTAGTAACTGAAAGTAACTGTGCAACAACCATGTTTAGATGTCTTTGAAACTAAAAACAGCAAAACACATACTAATAACATGAGGCATAATGCCACCTCCTGATCCAATGTGTGTCTTCTTTGGAGTGACGGTGCCGGCAGGTGCTGGCGCCCCATCTCTCCGAGGAAACTGCACCTTGCGAGTATCCAACCACAACTCGGACACCCATTCGTCAAGGCGTTTGTTGActgaaattttataattaatctTAATAATATCACATCACGCACCACCTCACACTAAATTAAGGAGAACCTGTAACAGACATTAATGCTAGCGGTGGCCGATGGAACTAAACTAATATGACTCCATACAATTTAAAATGGAAAAGCCCACAAAATGACGGCAGCACCAGTCTTGCacatagcaaatattatattattcataGTACTCAACACCTCAATTCAATGTATTAAAATGTGAACTTCAAGTGGATTTATCGGGGGGGGCAcagcagtgcccccgccaagtcgagcgcgAAAcaaacactgccgtaccatcctttactggaaTAAACTCTACAGAGAGAAACATGATTAttctgtttaataataaaacaaagacCACTTACAGTCAACATAATGCACGTAGTAACCTCGTTGCCCACGAATCTCCTTAATACTTATGATTTCAGCTAGAGGCCAGTCATTGCCTCCCTGCATGCGAACAGGCAATCTACAGCCTTCTACCAATGCAGCCTGGAAACAATTTTAGAGTTGAATTTTGTTTGTTGAagacaataataaattatataccATTCGAAAGTTAACTTACTGCTGAATCACAAAATGTAGTAAGCTCCTCGTCGTTTTCGTTCATTATGctaaatatttacaattaaatcctAAAAAAACAGAAGCTCACAACCCAAGCTACTGTCAAGTCAACACTAACGTCAGAACACTCAGAACGTCACTAACGTAACGTCAGTTGAGTTGAGTTGAaagaaatactttttttttgagGATTTTATGGCCGTTAGAGGGTGCACCCACGGGCAACTTTTcgaagcgacttttttgtcgcgaccaaaGAGCATTGATCAAATCACTACGTTCACCCTAAGGGtgtgcgcccacgggcgacaaagttgctcgtcgacttacgtatttgtatgaaaagttgcgtcgcttcatgagcgcactttcatactagcccatggtcGTCGAAAAGTCGCCCGTGAGTGCACCctcttaggccggcaacagacaggtatgcaattgacactggtcagtttgaactgtcagattgacagtcttaaatttcataatcttaaaaaatcataatcttatgaaatcgTATACCTTGCCACgcacattcttaaaattcagattattcgcaatctgtcagatcaatctgaaaaaaatcataatcatgaaaaaaaaaaaataagactgtgtgtggacagttgcgaaattatatggaaatccgtgcactcgatctgatttcataagattatgaaattgtaggccggcaacagacagtcttaaaaattcataatcttagaaaagatttgtatgcaaactaacactgacagatctgtcagtgtcagtttgcatacaaattttttttaagattatgaatttttaagactgtctgttgccggcctaaggctccccacagacagtcttaaaaattcataatcttaaaaaaaaacttgtatgcaatctgacagttcaaactgacagtgacaagacactgacagatttgaactgtcaattgcatacaatttttttttaagattatgaatttttaagactgtctgtgggaagacTGTTCTGTTAAGgcttgccacagacagtcttaaaaattcataatcttaaaaaaaattgtatgcaaattgacactgacaaaaCTTGttagtgtcttgtcagtgtcagtttgaactgtcagattgcatacaatttttttttaagattatgaatttttaagactgtctgtgggaagccgaCTGTTCTGTTGCCGGCGTTATGAAAGAAACCACAGATAATAGATGTTGCCAAAATGTTGCTACtaccaaaactaaaaaaaaacttaagttCCTATccagtatttaaaaaaactgagtAAACACTACACCGTAAAATAATGgaattaaatttgaaatatatatAGGGTTCACCAGCCAATTTTATTATCTCCATAAAACGCGTGCCCAGCGCGtggtatcttcttagtagtttgtgcttCCTACACCTGGCAAGCAAGCATGGACGCGTGTCAAATGATAAAACataaaacgtcaggccgtccctatcacaaactactaagaagatactagtccctatcgaacttacaaatagtgcgataggcaCAGCCTGATGGCCCTGATGTTTCATCATTTAGATACTTGTCTGCCgggacgttggcggaatcatcgacgagccagttcaaaacaattttcctagaaagtgtttatgaagttctacttttgtgatttttttcatattttttaaacatatggttcaaaagataacacttaggagcgattatttccaaaaatattcatattatcaaaaaaccatcttagtaaacccttattcatttttaaaaaaaaatgatcgaAAATGTAGGGGTGGAAGTttgattcccatagaaaattagaaGTCCACGCCTTTTTTTAGTGCTAAGATTTGGTTAATCGTCTgtattaaatttatcaatttatgACGTAgatttgaatgaatgaatattttcatGATTTATCGTGAAATAAAAAATTGATTTGtaaggctccgcgcacacgggcgacaaaactgttttgtctccgtcgctcggtctatgggctagtatgaaggtgcgcacacgaggcgacgcaacttttcatacaaatacgacggagacaaaacagttttgtctcccgtctgtggggggcctAAATGGTGACACTAAAAAACTACTAAAATGATTTTACCTCAAACTGTGTAATACctacaatatctgggcaaccgagcttcgctcggttctgtttcgtatccttgacatgtgtcgccatctagttcaaaaatgaatagtacctacatcgagcgaaagaattctcagccttaacaacacaactactgcacacgagatggcgcgcatttcgccacaaaaacttaaatagtgtattttctattcgttttagccttgacctgtgtcgccatctagtgtttgcaataaatagtacttacatcgaccgaaagaattctgtcttaacagtacaactactgcacacgagatggcgcgcgaaaacgcatgaaaactcgaaaattcgcgttttccgggacctaaggataagttagaccgatttttcacccccaaaaacccccacataacaaatttctgcgaaatcgttagagcggtttccgagatcgtcagtgtaaataaatatatatataaataacatacatacaaaaaaaaaataataaaaaaaaaaacattcagtcgaattgagaacctcctccttttttgaagtcggttaataaataaataaataaatatacaagaattgctcgtttaaaagtataagattacaAAACTGGCAACCACagaatcttatactattaaacgagcaattcttgtatatttatttatttatttatttattttatataccgacgatctcggaaaccgctctaacgatttcgctgaaatttgtttgtgggggttttaggggtgaaaaatcgatctagcgtagccttagatcccggaaaacgcgaattttcgagttttcatgagtttttctttcgcatttgtaaacgttaaatatggtccttaatttcgccgcgcgcgcatcgattccgcgtagctcagtcgcacgaggtcggtctaatgtacgcagatagatcgtaggtgtcagggtttcgaatcccggccagaaattaagtttttgttttttgtctttttttttgtttttgtatttataagagtttttttttatctaaagacgtgatatattaaaatagaaccgagcgaagctcggtcgcccagatatttataattaaaccagaatgagttgttaggccaaaaagtgtgtccacatgagaggttaaagttggggctggtgtccctctcgcacttattaccactatcaaaatcatttgaatgacgtcatcactgtcatcatttggggataccagtcaatattcaaagttactaccaaatctactaatacccaattaaaggtttttaataattgcgcaattttttggttttatggcttcataataatgacttaccaattcgttacaaggtatttacccttgcctcgatataatacgaaaataatttaagaagtttataaacttagttatcatacatgtaaaaatactactactatagtaattttttaacactggtcacacgtgcgagagggacaccagccccaactttgaccctctcatgtggacacacttttgctagtctgtcaagaacgcctttatgcgcaggtgataaggttcaatttagtatggcaaaaaaagtgtgagctcagtccctattgtaagTCGATGCTGGCAACacactttttttagggttccgtagtcaactaggaacccttatagtttcgccatgtctgtctgtccgtccgtccgtccgtccgtccgcggataatctcagtaaccgtaagcattagaaagctgaaatttggtaccaatatgtatatcaatcacgccaacaaagtgcaaaaataaaaaatggaaaaaaatgttttattagggtaccccccctacatgtaaagtgggggctgatatttttttttcattccaaccccaacgtgtgatatattgttggataggtattaaaaaatgaataagggtttactaagatcgttttttgataatattcatattttcggaaataatcgcccctgaaggaaaaaaaagtgcgtccccccccctctaacttttgaaccatatgtttaaaaaatatgaaaaaaatcacaaaagtagaactttataaagactttctaggaaaattgttttgaacttgataggttcagtagtttttgagaaaaatacggaaagctacggaaccctacactgagcgtggcccgatacgctcttggccggttttttttttcattacacaGCTTCGACTATTTTTGATCATTCAGCCAGAGCGGTGGCATAATGTTATGTTgcaaaaaatttaattatactggctttaaataaatatctaaaaaggtaattaatataattatgtcaaaCCTAATGAACatatcaaaaaataaattaaaatgtcaagtAATGAGATGCGATGCGCCTGTCACTGTCACTCAAAATCATCACGAGCGCTATCGCGCAAGCTCCAATCAATTTTtagactattaaaaaaaacgctataACCTAAAATTCTCGACAACTTCGACAAGTTTTGATGTTCCAATATTTTAGtcaattaaataatttactGTGTTGATTATTAACTGGAGGGTATTCTCTGTATTAAAGTTCCCACTGCTTACCATTTATAATGGCCACCGAAATTAGTGAAGCCGATCAGATCAAGACGgtaaaataattgttttgtaaatgatAACCCAATGCCAATTTTCGACCTAAACTagtatttgtaaccatttatgtTATATATGTTATAACTTATGCTTTTATGGTTAGATGTAACAAAAACTTGTTAATAGTTAATCTTAAACTAGAGTGAAAATCTGTTATGAAATTGTATAGTACATAAATTGAATAAAGTGCCAATTTGTAATcggtatttattaatattttacttcGTTTTACTTCCAGTTCAAGGATTTCCTGGTGCAGTATAATAAACTGTCAGAACTCTGCTTCAATGATTGCATTCATGATTTCACTTCAAGAACTCTGAAGTCTTCTGAggtaagaagaaaaaaaaacagtggtTGTGTTGTATAATGTcacactaacccccttattcataaacatactctaaagttatcaagccgataaagttcgtttgtccttttctatcacagcaaatgtcagaaagggacaaacaaactttatcggcttgataactttagagtatgtttatgaataaggggataaATATGTATTACTTATTATACCTGAGCTGTAAgttcctctttttgacacatgtgttttgaagtatgttgcaaTGTGGCTATGACATATTATTATCTAGCGAGTATTTAGGAATTGGTTGTATatattaggccctatgtacaaggaggtgctTAAACAAAACGGTTGTTGTACATTCATGGTTTTAATCTGAATAGGGCCTTGGTTGCCTTTTAGGGTTGAAATTTACAAAAAGTATGCTAGTTGCTTCAAGAAGTTGCACCTTTAGAATGAAAAACCAAGTTAATGCTGAACCAGTTGGCTATTGACTTGAGTTAGTTTTATTCTAAACTTGCAacctatttatataattatgagacaaatttgttttatttttcaggaTAAATGCACATCCAACTGTATGGAGAAATACCTGCGAATGAACCAGAGGGTCTCTCAAAGGTTCCACGAATTCCAAATGATAGCAAATGAGAACATGCTTGCGATGGCCCAGAAAGCTGGGAACCCTAGCTAACTCCCACTGAATGGACTTGTCTAAGTAGTGACTTCacacatttaattattataattttt includes these proteins:
- the LOC125235444 gene encoding mitochondrial import inner membrane translocase subunit Tim9, with product MATEISEADQIKTFKDFLVQYNKLSELCFNDCIHDFTSRTLKSSEDKCTSNCMEKYLRMNQRVSQRFHEFQMIANENMLAMAQKAGNPS
- the LOC125235651 gene encoding histone acetyltransferase Tip60 isoform X3, with the protein product MNENDEELTTFCDSAAALVEGCRLPVRMQGGNDWPLAEIISIKEIRGQRGYYVHYVDFNKRLDEWVSELWLDTRKVQFPRRDGAPAPAGTVTPKKTHIGSGGGIMPHVINDRVCNDIPKSSSDTSREASVTPLQHKAPERTHYGEALNGSIHKNAPVGGTPTAEPRALVSRPASPTLSAEAPLVNGQAVLAAALHNKNRKRKANSIDNESEAGEEADATPSGAATPTTRPRQSGSLVAHGHDDLVTRMKNIEMIELGKHRIRPWYFAPYPQEMVNLPCIYICDFCLKYRKSRKCLERHLIKCKLKHPPGNEIYRKGSISFFEIDGRKNKCYAQNLCLLAKLFLDHKTLYYDTDPFLFYVMTEFDSRGFHIVGYFSKEKESTEDYNVACILTLPPYQRKGYGKLLIEFSYELSKFEGKTGSPEKPLSDLGLLSYRSYWAQTILDILMHSKPVGDNEKPIITINEICELTSIKKEDVISTLQNLNLINYYKGQYIISVNQELMQQHEKSMEKRTLKIDPKCLHWTPKDWSKRSKW
- the LOC125235651 gene encoding histone acetyltransferase Tip60 isoform X7: MNENDEELTTFCDSAAALVEGCRLPVRMQGGNDWPLAEIISIKEIRGQRGYYVHYVDFNKRLDEWVSELWLDTRKVQFPRRDGAPAPAGTVTPKKTHIGSGDDRVCNDIPKSSSDTSREASVTPLQHKAPERTHYGEALNGSIHKNAPVGGTPTAEPRALVSRPASPTLSAEAPLVNGQAVLAAALHNKNRKRKANSIDNESEAGEEADATPSGAATPTTRPRQSGSLVAHGHDDLVTRMKNIEMIELGKHRIRPWYFAPYPQEMVNLPCIYICDFCLKYRKSRKCLERHLIKCKLKHPPGNEIYRKGSISFFEIDGRKNKCYAQNLCLLAKLFLDHKTLYYDTDPFLFYVMTEFDSRGFHIVGYFSKEKESTEDYNVACILTLPPYQRKGYGKLLIEFSYELSKFEGKTGSPEKPLSDLGLLSYRSYWAQTILDILMHSKPVGDNEKPIITINEICELTSIKKEDVISTLQNLNLINYYKGQYIISVNQELMQQHEKSMEKRTLKIDPKCLHWTPKDWSKRSKCV
- the LOC125235651 gene encoding histone acetyltransferase Tip60 isoform X1, with amino-acid sequence MNENDEELTTFCDSAAALVEGCRLPVRMQGGNDWPLAEIISIKEIRGQRGYYVHYVDFNKRLDEWVSELWLDTRKVQFPRRDGAPAPAGTVTPKKTHIGSGGGIMPHVINDRVCNDIPKSSSDTSREASVTPLQHKAPERTHYGEALNGSIHKNAPVGGTPTAEPRALVSRPASPTLSAEAPLVNGQAVLAAALHNKNRKRKANSIDNESEAGEEADATPSGAATPTTRPRQSGSLVAHGHDDLVTRMKNIEMIELGKHRIRPWYFAPYPQEMVNLPCIYICDFCLKYRKSRKCLERHLIKCKLKHPPGNEIYRKGSISFFEIDGRKNKCYAQNLCLLAKLFLDHKTLYYDTDPFLFYVMTEFDSRGFHIVGYFSKEKESTEDYNVACILTLPPYQRKGYGKLLIEFSYELSKFEGKTGSPEKPLSDLGLLSYRSYWAQTILDILMHSKPVGDNEKPIITINEICELTSIKKEDVISTLQNLNLINYYKGQYIISVNQELMQQHEKSMEKRTLKIDPKCLHWTPKDWSKRSKCV